A single region of the Brassica rapa cultivar Chiifu-401-42 chromosome A03, CAAS_Brap_v3.01, whole genome shotgun sequence genome encodes:
- the LOC103859110 gene encoding disease resistance-like protein DSC2 isoform X12 has translation MMASSSSSSSSLALIWLYHVFLSFRGEDVRKGFLSHVLKEFKSKGINVFIDNEIKRGQSVGPELVKAIRHSRVAVVLLSRNYASSSWCLDELVEIMKCREEVGQTVLTIFYNVDPSEVRKQTGDFGKAFDETCVGKTEEVKKAWRQALNDVAGIAGYHSSNCGNEADLINKVASDVMAVLGFTPSNDFDDFVGMGARVTEIKSKIILQSELVKVIGIFGPAGIGKTTTARVLYNQLSHAFPFSTFLEDIRGSYEKPCGNDYRLKLRLQKNLLCQIFNQSDIEVRHLRGAQEMLSDKKVLVVLDEVDNWWQLEEMAKQPGWVGPGSMIIITTEDRKLLKALGLGSDHIYKMNFPTEDESLQIFCQYAFGQKSPDDGFESLAREVTWLVGDLPLGLRVMGSYLRGMSKDEWIEALPWLRSTLDREIESTLRFSYDALRDNEKTLFLHVACLFGGFYASSIKSYFANSSLEVNHGLEVLAQKSLITIDHKHERVHMHILLQQMGREIVKKQCTENPGKRQFLWDTKDISHVLDEDTATGNVLGINTTWTGEEIQINKSAFQGMNNLQFLLLFSYSTIHTPEGLDCLPDKLILLHWDRSPLRIWPSTFSGKCLVELRMQNSKFEMLWEGIKVKIFSFLFFVLYCAISHLSKPNNFFLCIASLMPEDVRFEFLLGSEKDSRSLKSNESRGVTAW, from the exons AtgatggcttcttcttcttcttcgtcatcaTCTCTGGCTCTCATTTGGTTGTATCACGTCTTCCTGAGCTTCCGTGGTGAAGACGTGCGCAAAGGCTTTCTTAGCCACGTTCTGAAAGAGTTCAAAAGCAAGGGAATCAATGTTTTCATTGATAACGAGATCAAGCGAGGCCAATCTGTCGGCCCAGAGCTTGTTAAAGCGATCAGACATTCAAGGGTTGCGGTGGTCTTGCTCTCCCGTAACTACGCTTCTTCAAGCTGGTGTCTGGATGAGTTAGTTGAAATCATGAAGTGCAGGGAAGAGGTTGGTCAAACAGTGTTGACCATTTTCTACAATGTGGATCCATCTGAAGTTAGGAAGCAGACTGGAGATTTCGGAAAAGCCTTTGATGAAACCTGTGTGGGTAAAACAGAAGAGGTGAAGAAGGCATGGAGGCAAGCTTTGAATGATGTCGCTGGTATCGCTGGTTACCACTCTAGCAACTG TGGGAATGAAGCTGATTTGATCAACAAAGTTGCCTCAGATGTCATGGCTGTGTTGGGTTTTACACCATCAAATGACTTTGATGACTTTGTTGGCATGGGAGCTCGTGTCACGGAGATAAAATCGAAGATTATCCTACAATCAGAACTAGTTAAGGTGATCGGGATTTTTGGTCCTGCTGGCATTGGGAAGACGACCACTGCCAGAGTTTTATACAACCAACTCTCTCATGCTTTTCCATTCAGCACGTTTTTGGAGGATATCAGAGGAAGTTATGAGAAGCCTTGTGGTAACGACTATAGGTTGAAGTTGCGTTTGCAGAAAAACTTGTTGTGTCAAATATTCAACCAAAGTGACATTGAGGTTCGTCACTTAAGAGGAGCTCAAGAAATGCTGAGTGACAAAAAGGTGTTGGTTGTTCTTGATGAAGTGGATAACTGGTGGCAGCTAGAGGAAATGGCAAAGCAGCCTGGATGGGTTGGTCCCGGAAGTATGATTATCATTACAACAGAAGATAGAAAACTTCTCAAGGCACTTGGACTCGGGAGCGATCATATCTACAAGATGAATTTTCCAACTGAAGATGAGTCTCTGCAGATCTTCTGCCAATATGCTTTCGGTCAAAAGTCTCCAGATGATGGTTTTGAAAGTCTTGCTAGGGAAGTTACTTGGCTTGTTGGTGATCTTCCTCTAGGCCTGAGAGTTATGGGATCATATCTACGGGGAATGTCCAAGGACGAGTGGATAGAGGCATTACCATGGTTAAGGTCTACCCTTGACAGAGAAATTGAATCAACTCTAAGGTTTAGCTACGACGCCTTGAGAGATAATGAAAAAACTCTTTTTCTGCATGTAGCATGTTTGTTTGGTGGTTTCTACGCTTCTAGCATCAAAAGTTATTTTGCAAACAGTAGTTTGGAAGTCAACCATGGGCTTGAAGTCTTAGCTCAAAAATCTCTTATAACTATAGACCACAAACATGAACGCGTACATATGCATATATTACTGCAACAAATGGGTAGAGAAATTGTCAAGAAACAGTGTACGGAGAATCCTGGAAAGCGACAGTTCTTGTGGGACACCAAGGACATTTCTCATGTACTTGATGAAGATACT GCTACTGGAAATGTTCTTGGCATAAATACAACGTGGACGGGCGAGGAaatccaaataaataaaagcgcTTTCCAAGGGATGAATAATCTCCAGTTTCTATTACTCTTCTCTTACAGTACCATACACACACCCGAGGGCCTCGACTGTCTTCCCGACAAACTCATATTGCTACATTGGGACCGCTCTCCATTGAGAATTTGGCCTTCCACGTTCTCTGGCAAGTGTCTTGTCGAACTAAGGATGCAAAATAGCAAATTCGAGATGCTTTGGGAGggaataaaagtaaaaatattcagcttccttttttttgtattgtattgCGCAATTAGTCATTTATCTAAacctaataatttttttctttgtatagcCTCTCTCATGCCTGAGGACGTTAGATTTGAGTTCCTCTTGGGATCTGAAAAAGATTCCAGATCTCTCAAAAGCAACGAGTCTCGAGGTGTTACAGCTTGGTGA
- the LOC103859110 gene encoding disease resistance-like protein DSC2 isoform X9: MMASSSSSSSSLALIWLYHVFLSFRGEDVRKGFLSHVLKEFKSKGINVFIDNEIKRGQSVGPELVKAIRHSRVAVVLLSRNYASSSWCLDELVEIMKCREEVGQTVLTIFYNVDPSEVRKQTGDFGKAFDETCVGKTEEVKKAWRQALNDVAGIAGYHSSNCGNEADLINKVASDVMAVLGFTPSNDFDDFVGMGARVTEIKSKIILQSELVKVIGIFGPAGIGKTTTARVLYNQLSHAFPFSTFLEDIRGSYEKPCGNDYRLKLRLQKNLLCQIFNQSDIEVRHLRGAQEMLSDKKVLVVLDEVDNWWQLEEMAKQPGWVGPGSMIIITTEDRKLLKALGLGSDHIYKMNFPTEDESLQIFCQYAFGQKSPDDGFESLAREVTWLVGDLPLGLRVMGSYLRGMSKDEWIEALPWLRSTLDREIESTLRFSYDALRDNEKTLFLHVACLFGGFYASSIKSYFANSSLEVNHGLEVLAQKSLITIDHKHERVHMHILLQQMGREIVKKQCTENPGKRQFLWDTKDISHVLDEDTATGNVLGINTTWTGEEIQINKSAFQGMNNLQFLLLFSYSTIHTPEGLDCLPDKLILLHWDRSPLRIWPSTFSGKCLVELRMQNSKFEMLWEGIKPLSCLRTLDLSSSWDLKKIPDLSKATSLEVLQLGDCRSLLELTSSISSATKLCYLNISRCTKIKDFPNVPDSIDVLVLSHTGIKDVPPWIENLFRLRKLIMNGCKKLKTISPNISKLENLEFLALNNYLFCAYAYAYEDDQEVDDCVFEAIIEWGDDCKHSWILRSDFKVDYILPICLPEKAFTSPISLCLRSYGIKTIPDCIGRLSGLTKLDVKECRRLVALPPLPDSLLYLDAQGCESLKRIDSSSFQNPEICMNFAYCINLKQKARKLIQTSACKYAVLPGEEVPAHFTHRASSSSLTINSTQRPLTSSFRFKACILLSKVYDQPGDDNEDEEKEGENSLTSMSYSVWGKQNGRTVGSGSDQLLMPALYVYRKHLYIFEDSCTLKDCSEAEETTLSELTFVFRVDDETCKVEGCGVRLLEANNESAGGGDEENDDDDDDDDDGGEEDEGGDGDNNK, from the exons AtgatggcttcttcttcttcttcgtcatcaTCTCTGGCTCTCATTTGGTTGTATCACGTCTTCCTGAGCTTCCGTGGTGAAGACGTGCGCAAAGGCTTTCTTAGCCACGTTCTGAAAGAGTTCAAAAGCAAGGGAATCAATGTTTTCATTGATAACGAGATCAAGCGAGGCCAATCTGTCGGCCCAGAGCTTGTTAAAGCGATCAGACATTCAAGGGTTGCGGTGGTCTTGCTCTCCCGTAACTACGCTTCTTCAAGCTGGTGTCTGGATGAGTTAGTTGAAATCATGAAGTGCAGGGAAGAGGTTGGTCAAACAGTGTTGACCATTTTCTACAATGTGGATCCATCTGAAGTTAGGAAGCAGACTGGAGATTTCGGAAAAGCCTTTGATGAAACCTGTGTGGGTAAAACAGAAGAGGTGAAGAAGGCATGGAGGCAAGCTTTGAATGATGTCGCTGGTATCGCTGGTTACCACTCTAGCAACTG TGGGAATGAAGCTGATTTGATCAACAAAGTTGCCTCAGATGTCATGGCTGTGTTGGGTTTTACACCATCAAATGACTTTGATGACTTTGTTGGCATGGGAGCTCGTGTCACGGAGATAAAATCGAAGATTATCCTACAATCAGAACTAGTTAAGGTGATCGGGATTTTTGGTCCTGCTGGCATTGGGAAGACGACCACTGCCAGAGTTTTATACAACCAACTCTCTCATGCTTTTCCATTCAGCACGTTTTTGGAGGATATCAGAGGAAGTTATGAGAAGCCTTGTGGTAACGACTATAGGTTGAAGTTGCGTTTGCAGAAAAACTTGTTGTGTCAAATATTCAACCAAAGTGACATTGAGGTTCGTCACTTAAGAGGAGCTCAAGAAATGCTGAGTGACAAAAAGGTGTTGGTTGTTCTTGATGAAGTGGATAACTGGTGGCAGCTAGAGGAAATGGCAAAGCAGCCTGGATGGGTTGGTCCCGGAAGTATGATTATCATTACAACAGAAGATAGAAAACTTCTCAAGGCACTTGGACTCGGGAGCGATCATATCTACAAGATGAATTTTCCAACTGAAGATGAGTCTCTGCAGATCTTCTGCCAATATGCTTTCGGTCAAAAGTCTCCAGATGATGGTTTTGAAAGTCTTGCTAGGGAAGTTACTTGGCTTGTTGGTGATCTTCCTCTAGGCCTGAGAGTTATGGGATCATATCTACGGGGAATGTCCAAGGACGAGTGGATAGAGGCATTACCATGGTTAAGGTCTACCCTTGACAGAGAAATTGAATCAACTCTAAGGTTTAGCTACGACGCCTTGAGAGATAATGAAAAAACTCTTTTTCTGCATGTAGCATGTTTGTTTGGTGGTTTCTACGCTTCTAGCATCAAAAGTTATTTTGCAAACAGTAGTTTGGAAGTCAACCATGGGCTTGAAGTCTTAGCTCAAAAATCTCTTATAACTATAGACCACAAACATGAACGCGTACATATGCATATATTACTGCAACAAATGGGTAGAGAAATTGTCAAGAAACAGTGTACGGAGAATCCTGGAAAGCGACAGTTCTTGTGGGACACCAAGGACATTTCTCATGTACTTGATGAAGATACT GCTACTGGAAATGTTCTTGGCATAAATACAACGTGGACGGGCGAGGAaatccaaataaataaaagcgcTTTCCAAGGGATGAATAATCTCCAGTTTCTATTACTCTTCTCTTACAGTACCATACACACACCCGAGGGCCTCGACTGTCTTCCCGACAAACTCATATTGCTACATTGGGACCGCTCTCCATTGAGAATTTGGCCTTCCACGTTCTCTGGCAAGTGTCTTGTCGAACTAAGGATGCAAAATAGCAAATTCGAGATGCTTTGGGAGggaataaaa cCTCTCTCATGCCTGAGGACGTTAGATTTGAGTTCCTCTTGGGATCTGAAAAAGATTCCAGATCTCTCAAAAGCAACGAGTCTCGAGGTGTTACAGCTTGGTGATTGCAGAAGTTTGTTAGAGCTCACAAGCTCTATTAGCAGTGCCACTAAGCtttgttatttgaatatatCAAGGTGTACAAAAATCAAAGACTTCCCAAATGTTCCTGACAGCATCGACGTGTTGGTGTTGTCCCATACAGGGATAAAGGATGTGCCTCCATGGATTGAGAACCTTTTTCGTCTGCGTAAACTAATTATGAATGGATGCAAGAAGCTGAAAACTATATCGCCAAACATTTCTAAGTTGGAGAATCTTGAGTTTCTTGCTCTGAATAACTATCTTTTCTGTGCTTATGCGTATGCTTATGAAGATGATCAAGAAGTAGATGACTGTGTATTTGAAGCAATAATCGAGTGGGGGGATGACTGTAAGCACAGTTGGATATTACGATCAGACTTCAAAGTTGACTACATTTTGCCGATATGTCTGCCCGAGAAGGCTTTTACATCTCCTATATCATTATGTCTCCGCAGTTATGGTATCAAAACTATTCCAGATTGCATCGGACGTCTCTCGGGACTAACTAAGCTTGACGTCAAAGAATGCAGAAGGCTGGTAGCACTTCCACCGCTTCCAGATTCCCTTCTGTATCTAGATGCACAAGGTTGTGAATCTTTGAAGAGAATAGACTCCTCATCTTTTCAAAATCCCGAGATTTGCATGAACTTTGCCTACTGCATCAACCTGAAACAAAAAGCGAGAAAGCTCATCCAGACATCAGCTTGCAAATATGCAGTCTTACCGGGTGAAGAAGTGCCTGCACACTTCACTCACCGAGCTAGTTCAAGTTCCTTAACGATCAATTCGACTCAAAGACCTCTTACTTCATCCTTCAGATTCAAAGCTTGTATCTTGCTGTCAAAGGTATATGATCAACCTGGGGATGACAATGAAGATGAGGAAAAAGAGGGTGAGAATTCATTGACGAGCATGTCTTATTCAGTGTGGGGTAAACAGAATGGCCGCACGGTCGGAAGTGGATCAGACCAGCTCCTTATGCCTGCTCTATATGTATATAGAAAGCATCTGTATATATTTGAAGATTCTTGCACTCTAAAGGATTGTTCTGAAGCCGAAGAAACCACTTTAAGCGAGCTTACTTTTGTATTCAGAGTCGATGATGAAACCTGCAAGGTCGAAGGCTGCGGTGTACGACTTTTAGAGGCAAACAATGAAAGTGCAGGTGGTGGGGATGAagaaaatgatgatgatgatgatgatgatgatga tggtggtgaGGAAGATGAAG GTGGTGATGgtgataataataaataa